The genomic window ACGAAATGCGCACCGCAGAACCCGCCGGCGAGCCCTTGCCGCCGCTCGGTTATTAAGCGGCGAGGCTGAGACGACATGGCTTCCTCCACCCCATCAGCAGTGACCGATCTTTCCGCAGCGCTTGTGATGGCGCCGGTGCCGCTTGCCGACTGGCTGATCATCCTGCCCATCGCCCTCTGCATAGGCGCAGGTGCCGTGCTGATGATGATGCGCCACGCCATCCGCCACCATGCGGCTGTTGCTATTGCCGCGCTTGCTCTGCTGGTGATCCTCGATGCAGCACTGCTCTGGAAGGTTGCGACGCAAGGCCCGTTCACCATGGTCATGGGCCGCTGGCTGCCGCCCTTCGGTATTGCCTTTACTGCCGATCTCACGGGCGCGCTGCTGTCTCTCGCCGCCGCCATCGTCGCGCTTGCCGGTGCCATCCATGCGGGCAGCGATATCGATGCCAGCGCAAGGCGTTACGGTTTTTATCCTTTCCTGATGCTGCTGATGGCGGGCGTCACCGGCGCTTTCCTGACCGGTGATCTCTTCAACCTCTATGTCTGGTTCGAGGTGCTGCTGATCTCGTCCTTCGGCCTCATCGTGCTGGGCTCGACGCGGGAGCAGATCGACGGCGCGCTGAAATACGCGATCCTCAACCTCATCGGCACGACGCTGTTCCTGATCACGGTCGGATATCTTTATGCCATCTTTGGCACGCTCAACATGGCCGATATTGCGCTGAAGGCAACGGAGCTGCGCGGCACCGCGCCGCTGATGACGCTCGCCAGCCTCTTCGCGCTCGCCTTCGCCATGAAGGCGGCTGCCTTCCCGGTGAATTTCTGGCTGCCCGCCTCCTATCACACGCCGCGCATCGTCGTTTCCGCGCTCTTTGGTGGCCTGCTCACCAAGGTCGGCATCTATTCGTTGCTGCGTGTCATGGTCATGCTGTTCCCGGTCGAGCGGGAAGAACTCAGCATCGTCATCGCCATTTCCGCCGCGCTCACCATGGTGCTGGGCGCGATGGGTGCGCTTGCCCAGAACGATATCCGCCGCATGCTCGGTTACATCGTCATCTCGGGCATCGGCTACATGATGGCCGGCATCGCCATCGGCACGCCATCAGGCGTCACCGGCGCAATCTTCTATGCCCTGCATTCCATGGTGCTGATGACGGCGCTTTATCTCGCCGCCGGCCATGCCGCCCGCCTCGGCGGTGGTTTCAGCCTCACGTCGCTTGGCGGCCTTTACCGGCAGGCCCCGTGGTTTTCAGCGCTGGCGCTTGCGCTGTTTTTCGCCGGTTCCGGCCTGCCGCCCTTTTCCGGCTTCTGGCCGAAGACGGTTCTGGTCAAATCGGCCATCGACATCGGCGCATGGTGGCTCGCCGCCGCCATTCTCGTCTCCGGTTTCATCGCCACCATCGCCTTCGGGCGGATATTCCTGCTCTGCTTCTGGCGCCCGGCAACGGCGTCCGCCGGCCAACCCTCCTTGCAGCCCGCCACACGTCCGCCGGCCCCGTCTGTCGTGCCGCTGGTGGGGCTGACTTTGCTGGTGGTGTTTTTCGGCCTGTTCCCGGAAAGCCTGCTCAATCTCAGCCAGCAAGCGGCGAATGATCTTGGTAATCCGCAGGCCTATATTCAGTCGGTCTTTCCGCAAGGGGGCAAGCCATGAGCCTCTATATCGTGCAATTTCTTTTCGTCGCCGTATGGCTCGCCGTGACGGGCAGCGTCACGCTGGCGAATATCGTCTTCGCCCTCATTGTCTCGACGCTGGCGCTCGGGCTGATCCGCCACCAGCTTCCGGGCGGGCGCAGCCACTGGCTCAGGCTTTTCCGCGTGCTGTCGCTGGTGCTGCTGTTCTTTAAGGAATTGGCGCTCTCAGCCTGGAAGGTGGCGGTGCTGGTGACGCGGCCGAAGCTTAGGGTACAGCCCGGCATTTTCGCCTATCCGCTGACGGTGACGACGGATTTCGAAATCACGCTGCTTGCCAATCTCATC from Agrobacterium tumefaciens includes these protein-coding regions:
- a CDS encoding Na+/H+ antiporter subunit D, translated to MASSTPSAVTDLSAALVMAPVPLADWLIILPIALCIGAGAVLMMMRHAIRHHAAVAIAALALLVILDAALLWKVATQGPFTMVMGRWLPPFGIAFTADLTGALLSLAAAIVALAGAIHAGSDIDASARRYGFYPFLMLLMAGVTGAFLTGDLFNLYVWFEVLLISSFGLIVLGSTREQIDGALKYAILNLIGTTLFLITVGYLYAIFGTLNMADIALKATELRGTAPLMTLASLFALAFAMKAAAFPVNFWLPASYHTPRIVVSALFGGLLTKVGIYSLLRVMVMLFPVEREELSIVIAISAALTMVLGAMGALAQNDIRRMLGYIVISGIGYMMAGIAIGTPSGVTGAIFYALHSMVLMTALYLAAGHAARLGGGFSLTSLGGLYRQAPWFSALALALFFAGSGLPPFSGFWPKTVLVKSAIDIGAWWLAAAILVSGFIATIAFGRIFLLCFWRPATASAGQPSLQPATRPPAPSVVPLVGLTLLVVFFGLFPESLLNLSQQAANDLGNPQAYIQSVFPQGGKP
- a CDS encoding Na+/H+ antiporter subunit E, with the translated sequence MSLYIVQFLFVAVWLAVTGSVTLANIVFALIVSTLALGLIRHQLPGGRSHWLRLFRVLSLVLLFFKELALSAWKVAVLVTRPKLRVQPGIFAYPLTVTTDFEITLLANLITLTPGTLSVDISEDRKTLYVHAIDCSDIEATKKDIRNGFERKIMEAFQI